From a region of the Alnus glutinosa chromosome 1, dhAlnGlut1.1, whole genome shotgun sequence genome:
- the LOC133881721 gene encoding AP-5 complex subunit mu — MPGGCSIRAIWILNRLDAVVFSRRFSVVEKRWREACKSEDENASEDSFSYTVYSVLPTDSELAAAFVERKQREGSARGFGIRVTQSSEGSDSWVDDPITRHIMGVYVNKEEEGDNNLLWPLILHIKGNYCILVLPLVEPRHLKEYARLCKRSDCGNAVGGDDSLSSLLLNLPSITGAFMVAHAIGDIVAADVVEPEVVVGASPSVGGLLDSLTGSIGISGISSRAKPIAAPVASSIPSNTAVTGPVAADAPKIGSRPLDKDALRTFISSSMPFGTPLDLSHSNIFAIKVNGFSSSDLPPADLKQPAWKPYLYKGKQRMLFTIQETVHAAMYDRDEIPDILSVSGQINCRAELEGLPDISFPLTGLNTAHVEVLSFHPCAQVPEQCFDKQAVMFSPPLGNFVLMRYQASCSLGPPIKGFYQLSMVSEDKGAFLFKLCLMEGYKAPLTMEFCTVTMPFPRRRVVSFDGTPSIGTVSTTEHSVEWKIIAGGRGLSGKSIETTFPGTVNFAPWQTQRLPSSRSVFGTIADEDSDVETEHSNNMVNVEEFLMEKMSKDLPPVDLEEPFCWQAYSYAKVSFKIVGASLSGMSIDPKSVSIYPAVKAPIEFSTQVTSGDYILWNTLGKCPFAAAENV; from the exons GAGGTTCTCGGTCGTAGAGAAGCGGTGGCGGGAAGCTTGTAAGAGCGAGGATGAGAATGCTAGTGAGGATAGCTTTAGTTATACTGTGTATTCAGTTCTCCCTACGGACTCAGAATTGGCGGCTGCATTTGTGGAGAGAAAGCAAAG GGAGGGATCTGCACGTGGGTTTGGCATACGTGTTACTCAGTCATCTGAAGGATCAGATTCTTGGGTTGATGATCCAATTACACGTCACATTATGGGAGTCTACGTAAACAAAGAAGAGGAAGGAGATAATAATCTGCTGTGGCCTTTAATATTGCACATAAAGGGTAATTATTGCATTCTTGTGTTGCCTTTAGTTGAGCCAAGGCATCTGAAGGAATATGCAAGGTTATGTAAAAGATCTGATTGTGGAAATGCCGTCGGTGGGGATGACAGTTTATCTTCCCTCTTGCTCAATCTTCCGTCCATCACAGG GGCTTTCATGGTCGCACATGCTATTGGTGACATAGTTGCTGCCGATGTAGTAGAACCTGAGGTGGTCGTTGGTGCGTCTCCCTCTGTAGGAGGTTTGTTGGATTCACTAACTGGCAGTATAGGTATATCAGGCATCTCCTCAAGGGCAAAACCCATAGCTGCACCAGTTGCATCTTCCATCCCTTCAAACACTGCTGTAACAGGACCTGTTGCAGCAGACGCTCCGAAGATTGGTTCAAGGCCTTTGGATAAAGATGCACTTCGAACTTTCATTAGTAGTTCAATGCCCTTTG GTACACCTTTGGACCTTAGCCATTCCAATATTTTTGCTATCAAGGTTAATGGTTTTTCTTCATCGGATCTGCCTCCTGCTGATCTCAAGCAACCAGCGTGGAAGCCGTACCTTTACAAAGGAAAGCAGAGAATGCTGTTCACAATTCAAGAGACTGTTCATGCTGCTATGTATGATCGAGATGAGATTCCAGATATTTTATCAGTTTCTGGTCAAATAAACTGTCGAGCAGAATTAGAAGGATTGCCTGACATCTCATTCCCCTTAACAGGGTTGAACACAGCTCATGTTGAGGTCTTATCATTTCATCCTTGTGCTCAAGTTCCCGAACAATGTTTTGATAAGCAGGCTGTGATGTTTTCACCACCATTaggtaattttgttttaatgcgTTATCAGGCTAGTTGTAGCCTTGGACCTCCCATTAAGGGATTTTACCAATTGTCAATGGTCTCTGAGGATAAAGGTGCATTTTTATTCAAGTTGTGCTTGATGGAAGGTTATAAGGCTCCTCTGACAATGGAGTTCTGTACTGTGACTATGCCCTTTCCTAGGAGAAGGGTTGTATCCTTTGATGGGACTCCTTCAATTGGAACAGTTTCAACTACAGAGCACTCTGTGGAATGGAAAATTATAGCTGGGGGACGTGGCCTTTCTGGAAAAAGTATCGAGACAACTTTCCCTGGAACAGTTAATTTTGCGCCATGGCAAACCCAAAGATTGCCTTCCTCTAGGTCAGTTTTTGGAACCATAGCAGATGAAGATAGTGATGTTGAGACAGAGCATTCTAATAATATGGTAAACGTAGAGGAATTCTTAATGGAGAAAATGAGCAAGGATCTTCCTCCAGTTGATCTAGAGGAGCCATTTTGCTGGCAGGCATACAGTTATGCTAAA GTATCTTTCAAGATTGTTGGGGCATCATTATCTGGGATGTCAATCGATCCAAAATCA GTAAGCATCTATCCAGCTGTTAAAGCTCCCATTGAATTTTCTACTCAG GTTACTTCTGGAGATTATATTTTGTGGAACACATTGGGGAAGTGCCCATTTGCTGCTGCAGAGAACGTGTAG